One Helianthus annuus cultivar XRQ/B chromosome 7, HanXRQr2.0-SUNRISE, whole genome shotgun sequence genomic region harbors:
- the LOC110875695 gene encoding casein kinase II subunit alpha-1, with amino-acid sequence MGTVPHPVELRRRRHTTPPPSRPVLSGSIWTLATIQSGLDPVSVTELIQVLGTDELNAYLNNYQLELEPQLEALVGRHSRKPWSKFMNADNQHLASPEAIDFLDKLLRYDHQDRLTAKEAMAHPYFRKQQDTDTVIGHRQML; translated from the exons ATGGGTACCGTCCCCCATCCCGTCGAGCTCCGGCGACGCCGGCACACCACGCCGCCCCCCTCCCGTCCCGTCCTCAGCGGCAGCATCTGGACGTTGGCGACGATCCAATCTG GATTAGATCCAGTTTCTGTTACTGAGCTTATCCAG GTGCTTGGGACCGATGAGTTAAATGCATATTTGAACAACTATCAGTTAGAGCTTGAACCACAACTTGAAGCTCTTGTTGGAag GCATAGCAGGAAACCGTGGTCCAAATTTATGAATGCAGATAATCAGCATTTAGCATCTCCAGAG GCCATTGACTTTCTGGATAAACTTCTTCGCTATGATCATCAGGACAGGCTCACAGCAAAAGAAGCAATG GCACACCCTTACTTCAGAAAACAGCAGGATACGGACACAGTAATCGGGCACAGACAAATGTTATAG